The DNA sequence GGTTTGGGAAGTGGTAGTTTGGGGAAATGCTCTTAACCTTATGGCTAGGGCTGGGCCTACTGGACTATTGTCCTCTCTCCCAAAAGAACACTGGCTTATTTGGGCACccctggctcatgcctatattcctagttacttgggaggctgagatacggaggatctcagttctaggccatcctgggcaaatagtctgagagactccatctctaaaacaatcacagcaaaaatggactggaggtgtgattcaaacagtagagcacctgtgaaGCCATTAGTTCAAAcgccagtcccaccagaaaacaaaattcaCTGACCTAGCTGGATGGAAATAAGCTCAAAGGTTGGCCCAGCTTCCCCCTGGATCCTCTGCAGGGCACCTGCTTCATAGACAACCTCATAAAGGGCAGGAGAACTGGGTGCCTGAGGGGCAGGGGAGCTGTCTGAATGGCAAGGATCCTCAGAGATGCCACTTTCACTGTCAGGAGATACTTCTGAGCAGTACACCTCATTGGGATCAATGAAAAGCTTCAGGAAATCTTCAGACTCATTCTCTTGAAGGCCCTATAGTAAGAGAGGATACATGAATAATTTTGGAAGTCCTACCTGACATCGGACTCAGTTTCAGCCTTTTCTCTTGGGCATGAAAATAGATACATCTCATGACTATGGGTAAGAGAGTCTGTTTTCAGACTTCTTTCTAAGTAAGCCTTGAAGCCTCTTGGGCTTCTTTACATAGACTTGTGTCTCAACCCCACTCCCACTTCCATTTGTCACACTCACACAGCCATGGCTCCCACTAGACTCCCAGCCTTGCAGCCCTTGTTCTTGTAGCCTAATCACCGGAACCTGTGGAGGGGAACAGTTGAGTCCCAGCTCCAGGAAGGAGCCTGTAGAGAAGATATCTTCTGGGGGCTCCAGCAATGCATCCGGCAGGTCAGGGGATCCAAGATCCATGCTTCTGCAGGAAGACGTGTGGGACAGCAAGTTACAGAAGGGAAATGATGGCTGCCCTTCTCTCAGCAGTTTCTGGTCTCTGCATCCTATTATTTCCCTTCCCCACCTGCCGTAGCCCCTTCACCTGTCATCCGGAGATCTTGCCTCCAGTCTTATCTGTTGAGTTCAGACAAACAGGACCCCTGATATTTTTACTAGCCTGCTGACCGCCCCAAACACTAcactttttctttcctccagGATCTGTATCCTGGTCCTGCCCAGCCAAACTCCGCCCCCGCCAAACAACAGAAAACTGGGTTGCACCTTGCCAGGGGCACCGCACTGTATCTGAGAGTAGGGAATTAAGACGCTGAACATGCGCAAACTGATTTTAAGGAAACTATAGGCAGCCACGccctttctgcctcagtttcttttagcAATAGTGGCTCTTCCTGAGGATTCGGTGTTTTGCTTAGGGAAGAGCTGAGATGGTTGTGATGAAGCACAGGACGCTAGAGTGCCTGTTCTCCAGACGTCGCTTTTACAAGCGAGGGAGACCACGTCAGGGCTGCAAATACAGCTGAAAGGAGTCACGAGGCAAAGCCAAGATTTACAGTCACGCCCTCCCACCGCGTGGCACTTTTCCCACACTTGAATTCTGATTAGAAGCTAAAGACTTAGAGGGTTTGAGGGACAAGGCATCGAGCCAATGGAATTACCCTCTCGAGGCGTACTCCTTCATAATTGGCCGTTTTAGGGGAGCCAAGCCAATGCGGCCGCAGTAATTTGTCAGACCGACAGCTGGTCCCCGGACCAAGGGCGGTgtacaagccagaaaataaatAGTAGGGAAGTTGGAGGGAAAGTTTCCGGGATGTGGGTTTACTTACCGCAAGACTCTGAAGCTTCAGGTTTTTACCTAGGCGGGCAATAAATAACCTATTGTCGTTTACGACAGGGCTTTGATTCAGCGGGCGGTAAATTGCGCAAATGAGCGCTTTCCAAATCTGTAATCCGTGTTTTGCGCTTGAGCATTTCACAGACACACTCACTAGACTGTTAGCTAACGGAGAAACACGGATCGGGGAAACTACaccaagttaaaaatattttgcgGTTGGTTTGgaaatttgtattattattattattattattattattattattattattgagacGGAGTCTTGCTGTTTTGCCcacagctgggactacaggcgtgctttttttttttccccccggtactggggcttgaactcagggcctacacctcgagccactccaccagccttttttgtaaagggttttttcaggtagggtcttgaggacaatttgcccagctggcttccaactgggatccttctgatctttgcctcctaagtagctaggattacaggcatgcaccaccagggCCTGGCTGGCTTGCACTTTTGtatagtttaaaaatacttttcataaATATCGTTCTGTCATTTAATCTACAACAGCTTGGAGGCACATAAAGCAGGTACTATTTTGCCAGTTTTACTgataaggagacagagatcagtgaCTAGAAAATTAAGTTCaagtaaaataatgaaagcagggcaccagtggctcatgcctagctccttgggagactgagatcaagaggcccttggaggtcagcctgggcaagtagttcccaaactctgtctccaaaataaccagagcaaaatggactggaggtggagtggctcaagtggtatagaacatgctttgcaagcatgaagctctgagttcaaaccccagttccacaggaaaaaaaaaaaaaaggtaaaataatggGGCTATCTGATTTTCATATACCTCCCAATACTTTCAGCTATAGGGTGATTGGATATGTAAAGCAGAAAGGTTGGTGGTGATCCAGAATTCAAACTGATACTAATTTTCATTATGAAGATATAACTAGGTTACAGGTAAAAACAGAAAGAGATCTAATGTTTACCAGAAACTGTTATTTGTAGCCATTTTCATGTTTCTCATATCAGTTTCATAGCAGCTCAGAGCTGACAGAAGTTAACTTCCTAAGGTTACTCTGTATGTAGCTGTACCAAGATTTGGAGCCCTAAACCCACCCTCTGTTCTTCAACACTATACCAAGTGCCTTGCTGGGCTTTTTCAAATGTCCCAAGTCTGTCTCTCCTGCTCAGGTAGTAAACAGACAAAGCAGGTTTCCTAGATTGATGCAGGGCTGTAAGGAAAGCAGAGCTctccttgtttgtttatttattgtggtactagggtttgaattcagggcctgcaccttgagccactccacgagcccttttttgtgatgagttttttcaagataggatcttgagaactatttgcctgggctggctttgaactgtgatcctcctgatctctgtctcctgagtagctaggatcaaaGACTtgagccagtggtgcccagcTTTGTTTAGGTTTTTCTGAGTGCAAGGAAGGTGGCCAAATGCTTTTCAAGGGGCTTCCTGCAGGTTGTATTTGTAGATGATTAAGTGGAAAATACAACTACCTTTTGTGAATGTTAGAACTGGAAGGAAACTATCATCATCTGCTAACTTCCCCCTTTCCTTTAATTTATCAAGCTCTACAGAGTTAAAAATGACTCCTTAAACCACACATCAAATTAAGGTAAAATTCAAGAGATCTGGTAGGGCATCTACCTAGCCAGCaggaaactctgagttcaaaccctagtacagccccctgcccacacacacacaaaagagatcTGTTGTACCACACGGTGATGATAGTTAATAGCAATGTATTGTATagttgaaaattgctaagagtggattttttttttttttttttgtggtactggggtttgaactcagggcctcacccttgctagggcttcaccacttgaaccattgcaccagtcctgttttgtatcGAGTATTTTCAAGATCGAGTCTCAGGAATTATTTTTGAGCAttagtcctcttgatctctgcctcctgagtacctagaattacaggtggagtagactttttttttttaaagtggatttTTGGTGTCCTCTTTAAAAGTAAGTAAGTATGTGAAGTAATGAATATGCTGATTAGCTTGATTCAGCCATTTCATAatgtatgtatttttcaaaacatcatgttgtacactacaaatacatacaattttagatgtcaatttaaaaataattgtatgtaaattaaattatatgtatataagataGTGTTGGGACTAGAATCCAGGTGTCTTGAATTCCTTGTTAATACTaattactaaatatttaaaaagcataattTGCCATAGACAAACTGTAGCACCCATAATAGTCCCTTAAAtgatctagttttttttttttttttgtgggattgggctttgaactcagaacttcatgcttgttgcaaagcaggtgttctacaggttaagccacacctccagtccattttgctctggttattttggagatgaggtgtcATGATCTCTTCGCCTAAGTTGGCCTTCAAcctcattcctcctgatctcagcctccctagtagtgaggattacagttgtgaacagTACTGGgttgaatttaggaccttgtaCTTACCAGGcaaggtgctttgccacttgctCCCGGTTACTATTCTACTctcttaatgaaaaataaaatttttgctgggcactggtggctcacgcctgcaatcctagctactcagcaggcagaggtcagtaggatcgcggttcgaagccagcaaatagttcggagaccctatctcgaaaatacccatcacaaaaagggctggcggagtggctcaaggtgaaggccctgtgttcttaagccccagtacagcaaaaacaaaacaaaaacccaaaaaacaaaaagcaacctccgcttttattttccttatttgagAGGAagaagattcttttttcttttccctatatttttgaggcactgaggtttgaactcaggaccttacacttgacaggcaagtgctctactgcttgagccatgccaccagccctacTAGAGAGTTATTGCAGCACAGGGTTGTGGGCTGAGGAAACAGTGAAAGTCctgaatagaaaatattttggtgCATTCAAAGAACAGAGAACAAAAAGGAGGCCAGCAGGGCTGGAGGGAGGAGTTGGAGTTCGCAAGTGAGCTTGGAGAGAATCTTGGCAGATCGGAGGCATGGTGAGTGGCAAACTGACGTGTGCTAAGAGAGGCTGTTCACTCAGTGGTGTTGCAGCAACAGCTGAGCTGGGGGCggcggggggagagggggaggcacAATTTCTCTACCCACTCGGAAAATGCGGGAAGCTTCGCCGAAGTCAGCTGGGCCACTGGTAGTCTAGAAGGGATGATTTTTCAAGACCTGCCCTCTTTGCTTTCCCCTTTTCCaattccacctttttttttttttccttgtggacGCTGGCGAGAGAAGTTTGGAAGTTTGTCCCACGAAGGAAATGATTTGTCTTTGGCGTCACAGCGCACTGACTGGGCCTTAGAGTCTTCGAAGAGATAAGATAAGCCGACTGGGCCAAGGCCAGGCAGACATCCTCAGAGATGTGGGGCCGGAAGACTGGGGAATGCGGGAGCAAGGACGGGAAACCAGCCTTGCTCACAGGGTTCCTAGCTCcctcttctaaaaaaaaaattctccatagTCTTTGTTGCCTAGGCAGCACCAGCCGGTCAGACCTCGACCCACAGCAGCCCGCCGAACTTCTCCCCATTCTCCTCCGGGTCTCGGGCTCCCTCTCAGCTAATCTGGCTCACCAGCTCCAGATGCCCGTCTCTGATTGGATGTAAGACACGTCATTCCTAGTCTAGCACCGCCCACCCTCGTAGTCATTGGTAGTTCTGCGCTGGTACGCAGCGGccgtggggggaggggagagcactcggggagggggtgggaATTCCCGACGTGAGACCGGAACCGAGCGGATACCATGTAGTGAGACCCTCGCGAGGTGAGTATGGGTTCCCCGAGAGCCGGACTGAGGCCGGCCTCCCTGGCTCCCCGGGGTGTAGGTGCCGGGATAATAGCTTTTTACGTTCTTCTGCTTCCCACGACGCTGGCGACCTCCGACTCCGCCTCCTGGAGCGTGTCTTCCAGACACCGCCCTCAATGTCGTCTCAGTCCGTCCCGGGACCTAAGGCCCCATTCCTGTGACCATCCGCTCCGACGAACCAGCCCAAGGCGTGAAGCTTTGGTTTACTCTTTGCTTTCCCGGGGATGGCGCTAGGGAAAGCGGGGCGAGAGACTGCTCCAGCACCCAAGTTCACCCTGTTCAGGTGGTCCACTAGCCACTTCAGGTGGTCCACTAGCCACTTACGACTGCTCTCCACAGCCCGAGTCCTCTTTGCTTTACTTTTTCCTGGGGGAGAGGTAGCTGGCTTTACCTTCCTTAGGGAATCCCAGCTCCAGCTCCTGTTTGGAGGTTACCTCTAATCCTCTAGGGCGCCAAGTGAAAGGGTAATAATATATCCACAGAGGCCTCGTCCTCAGTTTCCCCCTTCTTGGCAATCTAAAACAGTCATTTGGGAGAATTAAAGTctgaggagaaaaaggaatgttCCTGGTGCCGAGTGGATGAGTCACTTTCTGGCGTTCCGGAACGCCAGAAAGTGACCAGGGTGAAGGAAGTGTATTCTGGTGACCAGCCTTCCCCTTTCCTTGGCCCCATCTTCCCTGTGTTATGATTCCCCACCCACTctagtcttttatatccaggTCTGAGAGTTATTGGAGCTACCACAAGCACCATGGGGCCCTGGGGAGAGCCAGAGTTCCTGGTGTGGCGCCCAGAGGCAGTAGTTtcagagccaccagtgcctgtggGACTGGAGGTGAAGCTGGGGGCTCTGGTTCTGCTGTTGGTGCTCACCCTTCTCTGCAGCCTGGTGCCCATCTGTGTGTTGCGCCGGCCTGGCTTTAGCCATGAAGCATCAGGTGAGCctctcctttccctgccactGCAGATGTTTGTGTAGGGAGGGCTCTGGGGCTAGGAGAGGTGATCTAAGAAGGAGGAATAGCCACTGTTTGGGTGGGAGAAGCGGGGTCTGCAAGGGCTTTGTTTGATCACTCCCCTCTGTACTCCACTCCTGCCCAGCTTCCCGCCAGAAAGCCCTGAGCCTAGTGAGCTGCTTCGCAGGAGGTGTGTTTTTGGCCACTTGTCTGCTGGACCTTCTGCCTGACTACCTGGCTGCCATAGATGAGGCCCTGGCTGCCCTGCACGTGACGGTGAGCATTGGCCTCAGCATGTGACTCTATTTATGGGGGCATATGTAACTGCATACATGGTTTGTATAGATCTGTTCATATGTTACCCTGTGTCACAGTCCCTTCACATGTGGTCCTATGAATTACGGTTTTTGGTTATAGAGCATAACTCCTTGCATTCCTTCCCTACTGCCAGCCTCTGTGTAAACCTTGTACTCCTTGAGACAGTGTGAGGAAACTTATTATCAGGTGTGTGACCTACTCTGTGGGTTTCTCAGTTTCAATTGCTAGGAATTTAGCAGTGCTCCAAGAATcatcttcttcccttcttccttttttccttctttcctccctttcttattccctctctccttccctctcctcctcctcctcctcttcctttctcttttctttctttctacagggtcttgctatgtagcctaggtgtCCTGAGCTcccaaacctcctgcctcagcctcccagatgctgggattacagacatatgctgCCACTTCTGGCTTTTTTGCCACTTCTTTAAGGGCTGGAGACAGAAGTTACTGGAGGCCTGGGAAGGGTAGGAAGCAATTCCCAGAGGCTTGGTGTTACTGACCAAAAAGGCTTTAACTCAAGGAAGTGGGATGTGGGGAACTGTGAGGTCCAAGGCATAGAAAAGCTCATTATAGGAAAAACTGAGACAGTTGGTAGTGGCTAAGGGAAGTCAtcccaagcttttttttttgttttttcttaagacTGAGGAAGTAACAACAGATGATACTCTGTATCTGTGACTGAGTGACCTGTGTCTCAGTATGACTGTATATGAGTCTGAATGTCCCTGTGACTCTGTGTGACTCTGTGTGGCTCTGTGTGATCATCTGGGAAGGTGGGCCCATGTGTCTCAAACAGGAGGTTTTGTCCCTCAGGAAACATTTGGTAATGTTTGGAGATATTTTGGTTATCACAGCTGGCTTGAGGAAGAAATGTTGTGCTTGCTACCTAGTATCTGGTGGGTAGAGGGCAGAGATGCTGCTAAGTGACCTACAGTATACATGACAGCTCTGACAGAATTATCTGGTTCAAAATGTTAATAGTGCTAAAGTTGAGACACTGTGGTCTACATATAACACTGTGCATGATACCATAATCTGTGTGATTGAGTATCATCCTATGTCTGTGCCACCATGTAATTTCATCATTGTGTGACCAAGAATGGTTCTTTGTGTAGGACTTCCAGTGTGTGTAACTGGGCTCTACTAGGTTCTGCATGTGACTCATTCCCATTCTTGTCCTGTTTCCTGAACTGCTTGCTGCCATTTCTGCCCACAGCTCCAGTTCCCCCTGCAAGAGTTCATCCTGGCCATGGGCTTCTTCTTGGTCCTGGTGATGGAGCAGATCACACTGGCTTACAAGGAGCAGTCCGGGCCACCACCTCGAGAGGAGACAAGGGCTCTGTTGGGAACAGTGAACGGTGGACCTCAGCATTGGCATGATGGGTCAGGGATCCCACAAGCAAGTGGAGCTCCAGCCCCCTCAGCCCTACGTGCCTGTGTACTGGTCTTTTCCCTGGCCCTGCACTCAGTGTTTGAGGGGTTGGCCGTGGGGCTGCAGCGAGACCGAGCTCGGGCCATGGAGCTGTGTCTGGCTTTGCTACTCCACAAGGGTATCCTGGCTGTCAGTCTGTCACTGAGACTGCTGCAGAGCCACCTACGTTTGCAGGTGGTGGCTGGCTGTGGAGTCCTCTTCTCATGTATGACACCTCTTGGCATTGGGCTGGGTGCAGCTCTGGCAGAGTCAGCTGGGCCTTTGCACCAGCTGGCCCAGTCTGTGCTGGAAGGCATGGCAGCTGGCACCTTCCTCTATATCACCTTCCTGGAAATCCTACCCCAAGAGCTGGCCACTTCTGAGCAGAGGATCCTCAAGGTCATTCTGCTCCTAGCAGGCTTTGCCCTGCTCACTGGCCTGCTCTTTGTCCAAATCTAGTAGGCTTCAAGAGAAGTGCAGGGGTAGTTGACTGTCAACTGCCCctgtccttcctcccctcccccagtgtgTGAGGAATAGGAAGTAATGGTGAAGGGAGGTACTAAGGACCAAAGAGTTCTCTGGGAGGTAGGGATGAGCATCTGGGACTATGACTCATGAGAAGGAAGTGGGCAGAAAAGAGGCTGGCCCCAGACCCAAAGAACAAGAGATGGCCAAGTCACTAGGAACATGATCAGGTAATACTAGGATTGGGGCAGACCCTGAATGCTAGAATCAGAGGTTGGATACTACATCTAAGGAGAAGCTAAGGATGGAGGGAGTAGTGGGGGGATGGGAGTGGAGGCAGGCAGCCAGCTGTTGTGGAATAAAGGTATGGAGAGGGCATAGGCCCAGAGTGAGCACTCTGTTGGTTCTAGCTCAGTTTAACTCTCTGCCATTTGAAGTGATCCTGTTCTACTTTTCACACCTCCTACTCATATatatctccctcttcccttctcccaggGGACTAGTGCCAAATGGTCTCTCTCTGCCAGTTTTGATACCTTCTCTGGCCTCTCCAGTCCTGTCCACTCCTCTATTTTTGAAGTGCCAACTCCCCTACTCCTTTTCTGAAAGCACAGTGATATTGCACTGGGCCCTGCCCAGCACCTCAGTGGAGGAGGCctatttgctcttttattttggtCCCAGAATCTGGAGTGGAGCAGAAATGtttcctgggctgggctggggttTGAGGAGAGCGACATCCACTCACCGCTGCTGCATTCTAGGAATATGGGAGGTGGACATGGTGCCCCATGCCCAGATAATAAACTCTGAGCTGCCAAAACTTTTTTTATACCTGAGAAACTCAAGGGGAAGGGAAATGCCCATCCCAGGGATATTTTTTGGGTAGGGAGGGTTATGCATAGGGCCACTATTCTCTAGAACTCTATTTTACTAACTGACATGTTTTGGGACATATTACCCAAATAAAAGATGTTTCTGTACATCTCTGGATTCGTTTGTCTTGGGAAAGGGGTGGGCATGTGGCAAGACTGAGTAACAGATATTTACAGCTGTTTTAAGATCCTTGGTCTCCTGTTTTCACTCGCCTCAATAGTCCCACTTCCTGAAGATGAacaattttttcctcctttgtctctttcttccctccttgtctccactccttcccttccacttcattcccttcctcttcctttcctctctgaaACCCTCTCCCCTTCCCGTTCCTAGGCTCTAGGACTAATGTAGAACTACCCCTCCCGGCGTGCTTCGCGCGGGGAGTAAATGAGGGGTGGGCCTCCTGCCGGACTGCCGGAGTCAGCAGGGCTGCCGGGAAGTGGAGTCCGCTTCCTCCCCGTGCTGCGTAGCTGTGGGCGTAGAGAAGGCGCGTAAACAAACTACCGGTCCCGGCAGGCTACGCGCCGCAGGTCAGGGCTAGGCTGGGGCCGTGCCGCGGGGCTcgcggaggcggcggcggcggctacGGCTGGAGGAGCCGGGCCGGGCCCGCGGCAGAGGCCGTGGCTGGGACTGGGAAGGTGGCGGGGAGGGACTTGGGAGGAAGATGGCGACGTCGGGGGCGAACGGGCCCGGCTCCGCCACGGCCTCAGCTTCCAATCCGCGAAAGTTTAGTGAGAAGATCGCGCTGCAGAAGCAGCGTCAGGCCGAGGAGACGGCGGCCTTCGAGGAGGTGATGATGGACATCGGCTCCACCCGGGTGAGGGGCCGCGCCGGGGAGTCGGAGCGGAGGAGAGCAGTCACCCAGCGGAGCGGAgaggcggggcgggggcgggagcCGCAACGCAGGAGGCGGAACGCGGCAGGGGGAGCGGGCGCCGCCGTCTGGGAGGCGCGGATTGAGGGCCGAGGGTCAGGAAGACGGATTTTGTTGGGGAGACCGAAATACTGGAGAGGTTGAGGGTGTGGGAGCTACTGGGACTGAGTATGTGAGGCACGTACTCAGTGAACCGAGAGGGGAGATGGGCCTCTGAAGTCCGACAGAAGCGAGTGGTCCCGGTGCATCCCGGGTGGAGTCCCCTCCGGGGACTCCCTTCAAGAAGCATCTTCGATCTTGGGTTATGGGTTGGAGAGATGGTCTGCTTTTCCATAATCTGGCTCCTCTGAGTTTGTGATCTGCAAACTGTCCCTGTGCCCGGTTGTGCTACTCTCTGCGCTTTGGTACCTACGGGAAAGGGCCCCTTGAGTGGTTTGTTCGAGTAATGCTGGGTATAGTGGGGCAGGAAGTCCCCTCCTGCGTCCCGtccttttgcttcctttttcaaATACTTCTTGTGGTTTCCTGACGTGAATGAAGGTGAGGTCCATTGCTCACAGACTGGTGCTTGGTGTTTTGCCCTGGCCGCCTTGCAGGATAGGTAGAGGTTTGAATCAAAAGTGAGTAAACCGATTAGCTTTCGGTTGTATGGAACCTGATGGTTTGCTGAGTTTTCTATGGAGATGGCTTCTTTATGGATCAGTTTCTGGAATTCTTTCCAGGGACTGTGTAGGGAATGTGTATGTGCAGGGAATATTCATTACCTGGAAGTTCCATAAAGAACTTTCTGCCAAGCTGCCTCTGCAGCCCCTGTGGCCTTGGTTTCTTGCTTCCTATGGCCGGATGTCAGAGGGAACTAGGGGCAAGAGTTTGCCCAGTTGATATGCGGACCTAACTTAGGGATACTTCTCAAAACAGCAGGTGAGAATATTGCAGTGATCCCTCATGGCAAAGAGTTGGAAGGACTTTAAAGGATAGATGGTGgaacataaataccacatttcaagGCTCTTTCTGCTGGCCTGACTGTGATTGAATCTATCTATGACTGTGACTCTGATTGTATTTTTGTGTGGATCTCCCTTgactttgtcttttttgtgtttttccccTTTGAGTCTCTAGGGACCTTGTGCCCTAGTTTGTGGGAGTCAGAACAGAGAAAAGATAATGGGGAGTCAAATCtggtgtgtgattgtgtgtgtgcatgtgctcgCATAACCCACCCTTAACCACCAAGAGAATTGTGATCTGTTGACTGCTCCCTTTAGGAGCTTTTGCTCATGGTGGGGACAGGGACAAGAATATGGGAGAGAGGCTGATCTTCAGCTTACATCTTGAAGCCTGCCTCTCTGGGTAGTGATTCTAGCTGAGGCATGGTGTGATCTTAGGGCTTCTGTGTTCAAAGTCTATAAGAAATTTGAAGCTGGAGCTTCTATCTTTGTGGTGCTTTGGTTTATGAAAAGTCTCCTACCCACCTTTCCTCTGCCAGTTGATTTCTCTGCTACACAGCAAAGTCTAGTGGACATACAGGGCCAGGGCCTTGGGGACCTAAGAATCTTGATGAGAGATGCAGGGCTCAACTCCATGCATACCCACGGTTCAACCTGTTACCTGGCCAGCTGGAAGGGCCATTTGAGATAGTTATGGCCATGGGGGCCTGTACAACAGAGAGGTTAGGGTTGCCATATGTATTAATAGTGAACTTGAAATGGCACAGAGGTTAGCACAGTgcctattgaactcaatggactAACCTCCTGGAACAGAAAGTCAGTTTTGAGGTTGGCTTCACTGCAGCATTGTGACCCTGGAAGCTCTTAAACTTACCCCCTCCTCAGCTGTCCTCCTCCCCATGGCCTTGTCGTGGCTCTACTTACTTGGCTGGTGTGCTGGCTGAGCTTGGAAATAGCTGCTCATCTCTCACAGGGACATGAGATTTATAGACAGACTAAACCCATGTCAGGCTGAGGGTTTTAGTATCTTGCCTCTGTGCTAACCCTATCTCCACAATGTGGAAATGGCTCTGGCCCAGGCTGAAGTGGGCTACTGTGCCTTTTCCCTCACCCATTCTCCAGGCTTCCCTGCCAATTCAGAGGCATTAGGTCCTGTGAAAGAGTGTCTCTTGGTTTTGTCATTTATTTGCTAGCTAGAACACTCATTTCTCCTAGCTTGGGAAGTGCAGACTCTATATAACCTTGTCCTGAGGCTGGTTAAGTGGCAGAGCCCTGAAACCTGTGCTTTCAAAGTGTGAGGGAAGAGATTGGAAATAATAATTCTGTGACATCCACCTGTGGCCTTCCCTCATCTTCTAATTAGTCTTGGACGCATCTGGAAATGAAGACA is a window from the Castor canadensis chromosome 11, mCasCan1.hap1v2, whole genome shotgun sequence genome containing:
- the Slc39a1 gene encoding zinc transporter ZIP1, with protein sequence MGPWGEPEFLVWRPEAVVSEPPVPVGLEVKLGALVLLLVLTLLCSLVPICVLRRPGFSHEASASRQKALSLVSCFAGGVFLATCLLDLLPDYLAAIDEALAALHVTLQFPLQEFILAMGFFLVLVMEQITLAYKEQSGPPPREETRALLGTVNGGPQHWHDGSGIPQASGAPAPSALRACVLVFSLALHSVFEGLAVGLQRDRARAMELCLALLLHKGILAVSLSLRLLQSHLRLQVVAGCGVLFSCMTPLGIGLGAALAESAGPLHQLAQSVLEGMAAGTFLYITFLEILPQELATSEQRILKVILLLAGFALLTGLLFVQI